CTATTTTCCTGAGCATCGGTTTTACGTTCTTTGAAAACCTTTTCTAGTATTGATAAGATCTGAATTTCTTTCTTTGTTGTTGTTTGTGCTCATGAAGATTATTACACTTAACTTTTCTTACTATAACGTAAACAATAACAGAATTTTATTGTATCTTGTTGTAGTTGAGCAACTCAGATTTTCTTCTTTGAAAATTGGTGCATATATGATATAATGAGAATATTATTTCCCTTGAATTTATAATGCTATAAGCTTGAACATACTAAACATACAACTCAATGACTATATTATGCTTATGGGTCATGATAAAGCTGAAAGTTTAAGCTGTTTTCTAATTTCTGTCAATAGGTATGAAAAAATCAAAATCAGTTTTCTCCATTAAGGTTGGTTTTCCTCATCTGCTGCTTGTCTTTCTTTTCCGCTTGTACCTGATGAGTTGCCTTGCTCCTTCAAGAAATTTTCCTCTTGCTCCTTCCAGAAGTTTCGATAGGACATAAAATATGATGAATCTTCATTGACATATATAGAAATACTCAGAGTAGTATATTGTGGACCTTGTAGAAAACTATATGACTCTGTGCTTATACAAGAATACAATAAAATTATAGCatatattattttaatcttaGAAAAAAACTGCAGAACAACAAAGAATAGTTTcctttgtattaaaaaaagaataTTGTCCCTTTTTTTGGGATTACATTAGAATATTTAACCAAATGGAGTTTGTGTTGAGTGCTACATCCTTCCCAAAGAGAAATTCTCCTTATTTGGTCCAGCTGCTTTAAAACCCTTGTAGGTAGTAGGGAAAAGGGGCATGAAGAAAGTTGGGATGCTGGCCAAGATGCTGTTAATTAGTGTCAACCTGCCACGGGGAGATGTTATTTCAACCACATATGGAGAGagatattttcctttttcttcactATCCAAGTCTTGTCCTCAAACTTCAAATCTTCTGGTACTTTCCAATGTAGTCAATAAATCCGTtactgttctttttttttctgctAATTAGTAAAGTTCCTCCTTTACTGTTTGTGGTAATTCTTTATACCATAAACCTACACTACTTTGCATTGTTCCATGCAGAATCCTTGTGCTCTTTAAACATCCACTTCTTCCTTAAGATGTTATACTTAAATCTAATTTAGAATACAAACCAATTAAGAACAAAGAGCAATAACCTTACCTCAAGAATTATGTATGAAATTTGATAAAGTATAAACGGAAATAACAGAGTCTAGAATTTCAGTACAAAGAAGAATAAGTTATGCAGGTAGTAGAACATTAAGAATAGGATATAAAACCTTAAGGGATAGAACAAGGTTTTTGATCTAACTAAAAATAATATCATTGAAGTACATTGAACCATCTTACTTCTTCATTTCGTAGACCAGCATGAAGATTCTTCTATGTGAATGGTCGTGGAAAAAGAAATGTTTTCCCGAGCTGAAAGATAAAAAATGTTGAGTTATTAGTCCAGGACATGGTGCTTTCGGGATACTGTTACACTGTCTGCATAATAGAGGTGTCATTGATAACTTGAGAGTTCAATGTTGGTAGTTAGCAAAGTATAGTGTTgcgactaattttttttttttaaagttctgGAGAACATCCAATTGAAAAAACAATTCTTTTCCAAAAGTTTTAAGGTGAAACAGTCGTCCATAGATTCGTTGTTTTTCAAAAGTACTTGGAAGGGTTAAGAAAGCTTACACATTGCTTGTGCTGTTTGGAGTGTACATGCATATGTCGTTATGTTTCTTCTCCTGCAAACTTCAAATGTTAGTATGTCTTTTgtcttctgtttttttttaaaatttctgtTGAGAGAGTTTTACCTCTTCAACTGCTTCAACCAGGGCTCTGATCAGGATTTTATCTTCATCTCTAATAGTCCACTACAAACAAAGTTTGAAAGAAGTTGTCAGATTCAGAATAAGTCAATATTACTCAAAGCGTAAAAAGCAGATACTTACGGATTCTTCCGCCCCCTCCATGTCTTCTTCAAAAATCTTCTGGAACTCAGTCCATTTAAGTTTTATTAGCTTATCCTGCTGGGGGCTAATAAGAGGAATTGCTGTTTGAGTTAGAGCAAAGAAGGAACCAAAAAATTCTAAAGAAATAAAGCAGAAACGTGCAACAAGAGGAAGAAGAAACCGGTCTTAGATGGAGTATGTGTAAAGTTTGGGTTTGTTTTGGCTGTTGGGGTCTGTCTTGGTTGTTTTGCAGACCTCTAAATGGAAAATCTTACCAGTGGTAGTCTAAATGCGGGAAAAGATGACTAAACAGGTTGATGAAGAGGCGCGGCGGCTCTTCGTGAATGTGAATGGCAGATATGCATGAAAGCAGAACTATATATATAGCATGTGTAAACAACCTATCTATCACATTTGCCCTTGAAAAAATTCCTAGGAAcaaatttttggtttttcttttggaatCTTCTTTTTGGTCAACCGTTTGATTGCATTAAATTGATTTTTACCTGAACTGTTTTTGTGGATAGGCAACCTTAAGCACTAGCAGAATTTGAATCATCTTCTCTGGAAAGGTCGATTGAGATTCATCACGAATGTCAAACCCCATTTTCATGTACTTAGTCTTGTTAGCAAGTTCGCGCCTCCATTGATCAACCCGGTCCACCATATCCATTCCAGTGTTTAGTTGCATACCCATTGCAGTAGTATAGTGGTCTGAAAATGCATAATATATGTGTGtgggtgtgtgtgtgtatatatatatatatatatatatatatgtatgtatatgtatatgtatgtatatgtttAGTCAATAACTCCCAAACATTTAATTAGGAAAAGCTCTGATTATGCTATTACAGTGGAATTTTTGCAGCGTTCCCCTGATGATGAAGTTGTCTGGAACAGTGACATTTGCCAGAAACTTGTCTATCATGCAAGCACAAATGTTTGAATATTCAACAAGAGATCTAGAGCTGAAGCAGAAATGGGTACCaatttgtaaaaaaataaaattatgaaatggTAACAAAAAGGGATTGTAAAATCAAGATTATAAACGGATCTAGCCTTAATACAAATGGGTATGGTTAAAAAACAAGATATAAACACATTTTGCATTTTGCTTGTTAATGTAGATGGGTAAAAACACAATTATGGCAACACACATGGATTGTAAAAATCAAAATTATGAACAGAACTAGCTTAACACAAATGGGTATCGTTAGAAGATAAGATATAAACACATTTAGCAAGTCTGTAAACGTAAATGGGTATATACTAACAACAAAATTATAAAATGGTAACATAATTTGGCTTATCAAAACAAATTTATAAAGAGAATAACCTGTTGACAATGTTCCTTTTTAAAAAGTGAAAATGTTCGCGATCGATGTGCTTAAACAGAAGTTATATTAGTTTTGCCTACTGTACATGTATGACGGAAATATCTCATCTAAATACTTAAAAACTATTGACGATAAAAtagttttatttcttaattattttttcaaGACGGAAGATTAGGACGAAGTGGTGAACGGTAATGAAGGTCCACATAACAGTGTAATATGTCTATACTCTCGTGGAATGCACTTTGACGAGAATGGACCCACACGATCAAATTGGTTATTTGGAGACCGAAGGAGCCTTTAGGAAACGAAGAAAGAAAGTAACAAACAACAATACCATACCCGATGTAATCCCATATAATAAGGTCCGAGGAGGGTAATGTGTATGTAGATCTTACCCTTATCGTTGTAGAAGTAGAGAGGTTTTCGATAACCCCTCGACTCAAGAAAAGCATAAGCACAACAATATGATCAAAGAAATACGGTAATTTAGAAGCCATAAAAAGAAGCAGCAAGAACAACATAATAATAAGATGACCGAAAAGAAGAAACAACACgtagtaatagaaatctaagAATAAGAGAATACTAAAATATGTACTAATACTACTGGTATGGAAAAAAAAGAACGCTCTACTACCCACTATCCTCCTAACCTCTCCTCGGCCTCCGCACCCTCCTATTAAAGGTCATATCCTCGGTAAGTTGGAGATATGACATGTTCTGCCAAATCACccctccccaatacttcttcggcctGCCTCTATCTCTCTTAAGGCCCACCATAGCCAACATCTCACACCTTCTAACTCGGGCATTTGAacctctcctcttcacatgtacgaaccatctcagcctcccttcccgcatcttgtctcgaatatcttcattcttgATCATATATCTCCTAGTATGCTCATACATTCatttcaacatcctcatttccatcactttcatcttctagacatgagagttcttgactgACCAATATTTCGCACCATACAACATAATCGGTCTAACAaccactctatagaacttacctttaattCTCAGTGTCACCTTCTTATTACATAGGATACCAGATGCGAGCGTcaatttcatccatcccgctccaatacgatgtgtgacatcttcatcaatctccccattacCTTAAATTAttgacccaagatacttgaaactttctctcttgAGGATGACTTGCGTATCAAGCCTCACTTCTACTTCCGCCTCATGAGTAGCGTTACTGAACATACACTTCAAGTATTCTGTTTTAGTCCTACTCAACCTGAAACTTTTAGACTCTGGATTCTGCCGTCAAACCTCCAGCCTAACGTTAACTCCGTCTCGCGTCTCTTCTATCATAAttatatcatctgcaaataacatgcaccacgtAATCTCCCCTTGCATGTGTCATTTCAATTCATCTATCACCAATGCAAATAAAAATGGACTAAGAGTTGATCCCCGGTGCAGCCTCATCAGTACCAACAATTTCTAGTCTCCTCCCGCCGTCCTTACCCaggtcttagctccatcatacatgtctttgaTCGCTCTAGTGTAGGCTACATGAATGCCTCTTGCCTCCAATCATCTCCATATAACCTCCTTTGGACTTTGTCGTAAGCTTTTtctaggtcaatgaacaccatatgcaagtacCTCTTCCTCTTCCTATATTTCTCCACCAATCTCCTTACAAGGTGAATGGCTGCTGTAGTCGATCGTCCCGGCATGAATCCAGACTGGTTCTCGAAAATAGATACACTTATCCTTACGCttatcttgtcacgacccaaattttaaTATGTCATGgtggcgcctatcacagtactaggaaagtcaacaatcacaaaataactaCTCATTTTAATTTAAAAGCATGGTATATTAAGTGTAACATTGTTAATCTCATAAATAACCGAAAGGACTAACTGCGACTCAAATACGAAATCTCCccaaaattcgggtgtcactgagtacatgagctactaaataTCAACACAGTCAAAATTTATAATACAACTGTATGGAAAGATAGAACAGtgctaaataaaataaaaagaaggagagtcggggtctgcggacgccaaaaCAACTACCTCAAAAGTCTCCAAGTCTAGCAACCACTGTGCCCAGaactacctggatctgcacacgaagt
The sequence above is drawn from the Nicotiana tabacum cultivar K326 chromosome 13, ASM71507v2, whole genome shotgun sequence genome and encodes:
- the LOC107762046 gene encoding uncharacterized protein LOC107762046 isoform X2 — its product is MLFSKNLFLGNKDRFFNIVDFGLISRASIEYFLQSYCKIYFRKVVGKRGMKKVGMLAKMLLISVNLPRGDVISATYGERYCPFSSLSKSCPQTSNLLVVGKRGMKKVGMLAKMLLISVNLPRGDVISTTYGERYFPFSSLSKSCPQTSNLLWNFCSVPLMMKLSGTVTFARNLSIMQAQMFEYSTRDLELKQKWVPICKKIKL
- the LOC107762046 gene encoding uncharacterized protein LOC107762046 isoform X8 gives rise to the protein MLFSKNPFLGNKDRFFNIVDFGLISRASIEYFLQSYCKICFRKVKTSMKKSKSVFSIKVVGKRGMKKVGMLAKMLLISVNLPRGDVISTTYGERYFPFSSLSKSCPQTSNLLWNFCSVPLMMKLSGTVTFARNLSIMQAQMFEYSTRDLELKQKWVPICKKIKL
- the LOC107762046 gene encoding uncharacterized protein LOC107762046 isoform X6, with the protein product MKKSKSVFSIKVVGKRGMKKVGMLAKMLLISVNLPRGDVISATYGERYCPFSSLSKSCPQTSNLLVVGKRGMKKVGMLAKMLLISVNLPRGDVISTTYGERYFPFSSLSKSCPQTSNLLWNFCSVPLMMKLSGTVTFARNLSIMQAQMFEYSTRDLELKQKWVPICKKIKL
- the LOC107762046 gene encoding uncharacterized protein LOC107762046 isoform X9 translates to MAGMKKSKSVFSIKVVGKRGMKKVGMLAKMLLISVNLPRGDVISTTYGERYFPFSSLSKSCPQTSNLLWNFCSVPLMMKLSGTVTFARNLSIMQAQMFEYSTRDLELKQKWVPICKKIKL